The DNA region CCGTTGCCAATTCTAGATCAATTCGAGCAGCTGACTGATCATAGGTGCACGTGCACCTACTTATCAGTTATCTCTGATGTGCAAAGGAGGTTCTCACTTCTCTTATGATGCGAACACCATATAGCACTATGAAATGTGAACTTCCACACTACACGCTAGATGCTGACGGGGTGATCAAGATGATCGCTGCAGTTGGTGGATGAAACTGCAGATAGCTCCAGCTTCCCTGTCCACTCCTCCCCTGGTTTCAGGATGATCGCTCTCTCCACCACGGCCGCATCAACGCAAAGCATCTGCTTGTACTCCTCATCACCAAAGTCCACCATAGTCTTTGGTTTATTTTCCCACGGATTCCACACAACTGACAGGAATACATACAGGATTACAATGAGAAATCCGTCACGCTGTTAACAATTAATTTTCTGGTAGGAAACTAAGGCCAACATATCTTACCAACGTCAGGAAGTCCTTCCTTGCTTATGACAAATGAGCGTTTCTTCTCATGATCAAGAACTGCGACTACATTTGGGGAGCTAACATAGACTCGATCGACCTGTATAGCAATTGAACAAAAGACTAGAAATCTTGAGCACCCAAGACAGAGAAAAAATCCAGTGCAAACGACAACTATATGCTAGAATCTTATACGGTTATGCTTTAAGTATCCACAAAGGCTAGCACATAGTTATATGTATGACTATACCAAGGAAACTGCAGCAATTTAGTTGCAAGACTTAAGTTTCCACTAGTTTGAGCAGATTTAAATAGTTTTATAACATCAATCCATCCTTTAAAGTACTGGGGAAAAACTTCACCTCTGAATCAAATGTTATGGCGTCTCCTTGTTCTTCTTTGTGGCTAAGATTGTCAAGATAATCAAGGGTCTCCGGACCTTCCATCCTCACCTCACTGCAATTAACAAGACATAGCAAGTCACGCATGGAACGTCACTGAAGGGAGTAGTTAGATAGTGAGGTATAAAAAATCGCTTGCTGGGCAAATAATGCCTAACCTGATGTCAGAAACGGAAAGATATGTGTGATAAGCAGATAAGAAACTAAAATTCTCTTGTCATTGACATTGGGGGTAATTGGTGCAAGGGAACGGGAGTTCAGAGATACGAGACTAAAATTCTCTTGTTTGTTTCGTGGGAGGGGAAGTTTACATTGGACAGGGAAAGGGAGTTTAGAGGTTCAATTCTCATCGATCTCTTTCCATGGGGAGGGGTGGTAATTGGGAGAAAATTCTTCTTTAACATGAAAATGAATAATCTTGACCGTTCATCATGACTTATGATATGATTTTCTACGTCAAAACACACATACCAACATAGAGGATATGAATTCCCTCTCCAACTCTCTCCCTTAATCCCCTCCACAAACCAAACAAGGGATTGGGACTAGAAATAAAATTCCCAAAATTTCCAAGTGAATTCTCTCCATCAACTCCCACCGCTAATTCCCATGCCACTTCATACTTGCCAAACGCACCCTAACGACAACATAGACAAGTCCCCATCTTTCGAAAGAGAGACCCTCATATAGAATTCAAAACTGCGACCAAATTATAGTCATACATGAGGACTTGAGAAGATTTACATGAAGGAACACAAATATAAAATTACCAGAACTCAATTTTGCATGTTGTCAGTCAACATGAGAAGGCATCTGGATCCCGTCGCTGCTTTGGAGGGACCACCATAGGGCGAGCGACGGGCGGGGCCGATCCGCCGCCGCTGATGCCTCTCGAGCGACGtgcgggggaggggggggcACCTGGCGGCGAGCGACGAGCGGGGCCGATCCACCGCCGCGGATGCCTCCCGAGCGGGGAGCGTCAGCCGTTGGGAGATGGCCCGTCCTCCTGCCAGGTGCTGCGTGTCGGGCGCGGCAAGCGCTGCCTCACCGGCGGCAAACGATGGAGTCGCCATCAGGCCTCCTGAAACCCTAGGCGACGGGACAGGGAAATGGATGAGGATCGGGATGGATTGGGgaagaaataaaaaataaaagaatgataagagaaaaataaaaaataaaaggaAGATGATATCACAAATAATTTTTTCCATAATATTCTTATACTACCTATACTATCTAGCTATACTAATGATCAACGTTTTAGTAGTATAGATAAATCTAGACCGTACGAGTCCATTTCACATAGTAGTATATGGTAGTATCGTGCACCGTAAAATTCCTATATCCAATTCCTCCTCCCTGTTTTTTCATTGTTTTGCATCTTTCAACCGCCTTA from Panicum hallii strain FIL2 chromosome 9, PHallii_v3.1, whole genome shotgun sequence includes:
- the LOC112877845 gene encoding putative glucose-6-phosphate 1-epimerase, with the translated sequence METDLALISDVSGLNFSFLSAYHTYLSVSDISEVRMEGPETLDYLDNLSHKEEQGDAITFDSEVDRVYVSSPNVVAVLDHEKKRSFVISKEGLPDVVVWNPWENKPKTMVDFGDEEYKQMLCVDAAVVERAIILKPGEEWTGKLELSAVSSTNCSDHLDHPVSI